The Musa acuminata AAA Group cultivar baxijiao chromosome BXJ2-2, Cavendish_Baxijiao_AAA, whole genome shotgun sequence genome contains the following window.
TTTCATTTTGTGTATAATTGTGTTAGTAGTTATACTAAACATTTTGGTAGGACTGACATTGAACAGAGACAAACCTTTTTCCAACTTTCTTTGGTACTTGGAATTTCTATGTAGCTTCTAGAGTCCGTTATGGGATATGATTCCATATGAATGGTTGACCGTGGGACAACAGGACATTTTTAATTAATCACAGTATATTCCAGAATGCAGATTTAAGTTACTATGTAGTTTACCTTGCAGAGTGGGAAACTCCTCCTACTGTCCTGTCCATCTGCATCTTTGCTTTTATCCCTCTATGGAGCATATTTGAACCTTTTCATTTGCAAAAAAGCTACTACATGATTGAAGGATGTAGTTGTTTTTGCAATAATCATAACATGATTGTTGTTTTGGCAGACTCTGGGGGCTCAAGTTTCGGTGAAAATTGTGAAGAATAAACATGCCCCTCCATTTAGGACAACACAGTTTGAGCTTGAGTTCGGCAAGGGGATCTCTGGTGAGTCGGAGATTATCGAAATAGGGTGCAAGCACGAGTTAATTACGACTCGTGGTTCTTTCTATACTTATGAAGAACGCAAATTCCATGGAAGAGATGCCCTCAAATGCTATCTTGCTGACAATCAAGCGATCCGAGAAGAATTAATAGCGAAGCTGAGGGAGAAAATATTGGATTGCCGCACTGATAAAAATGCAGGCCCTGAAGGTGACATTCCAGATGCAAACGTATCAGAGGAGACTATCACATCTGACACAACCGATGAGGACATTGTTGCTGAGGCCTGATGTGTCACTGTCATACCTTGACAAGCTGATAAGTTTCTTGCGGTCCACCCTTAAAACTAAAAGTGATCAGGCTCTATCATAATCAGAATCGCAAAGGTGGTAATTTTGGAGACCTTTAGGGTAATTTGGTGATATGTCGCGTATGTATAACTGATTGTATCCAGGGCAAGGAATTGATGGGCTTGTGGTACTAAGAAATTCCAAGGACATGGTGATGGAAAATGTTAGTGTAGCGAGTGTAGTCTGGGTGATAGAGCACAGGAAATGTGGTCTCCTTCTCGATGTCACATCTGCTAACTCTCAGACACCCATATATCAGAATTACTTTTATCGTTCTTATTGTCTCAAGAATTATGCTTATGGTTATTATACAAATGTCAGATTGGAAGCGATGTATTTGTTGAAGCTTTGTCACAGGGTGAGTGTAGTATTTTGCCACACTGGCAAATGTTCCCAAGTGGACAGTTGGCTTTCTACAAGGACAATGATGCATCAAAAATTTACATCGACTGAGGATTATGTGAATGTGAATCGCATGATTATGTAGTAATTCTTATACGCAAAAGGTATGTATTCTTTTACATAGATTTCCGTACGAACTTAACCTTACGCTTGTGACGTACCGGTCTGCTGGTTGGAGGCCGTAATGGGCCCCAGGCAGTGTGGTGCGCGCGAATCTGGAAAGTTCCGAACGTCGAGGGGAATCACCCGTGACAACAAGCTGTTTTCAGGGCCGCCACGGGCCAGCGAGGTGAAAATTTATCAGGGGTGTTTTGATCCGAATAAAGTAGTCGGGTCGGGTCGGTTTGCCTACCATCCGACCCGGTTTGCTCCTTATTTAACCGATTAACTTCCCAACACCgtaggagggagagggagagggtgcTGTGGCGGCTgttgctcctcctcctcttctccccttGAATACCGcgatgcgagagagagagagagagagagagagagagagaggccgttgctcctcctcttcttttagAAAACCGCGGTGCGATCGCTGTCAGTGAGATCAGGTACCGAGTTCGTTTTTATATTTTCTGAGTCTCTGAAACCCTTATTCTTGGACGCCACAACCTCGGAATATTGAGGTCATTAAGCTTCTTGGATTCGATCATGTAGCCTCGGTTTCGCTATTACGTTGATTTATGAATGCTTCTTGGAAGAATCTTTGATCGTTGTGGGTTTCACGAAATATTTGATTGCGTTGGTTTGTGGATGTCGGTTACCGGGTTCTTCTTTTGATGTCCTGATCTTCTTGGTGGTCGCCACCGAGAACCAAAGGTGTTTGTTCAAGAAAGCATGAGGTTGATTTGATGGCCTTGTATGGTTAAGTTGCCAACCAATAACAGCACCAGATTGGAATTTTGAAGCTTGTAAAGTTGAGGTCGAATTTGGTAGGAGGATGAAGGCGTCGACCCTCTCACCTCATCATTAGTCACGGAACCTTAAATCAAATATTAGCTCCATATAATATGATTTGCAGTGCCCACAAAGACTATATGAAGAATTATCAAAACCAGTAAACAGAAATAAAAGAACATTCTAATTTGATCAATAGTACATAATGATGATTAGCTGACTGCAGCAGAATTTTTCGCCAAATTACATGTTGTGATGTGACCCAAAGATATCCTGATTTGTTACTGATAAGAAGATTGGCTTCTGCTGGAGACAGCAGTTTGCATTTGTGGGAACTGTTGGAATATTGTATTTGTGATCGATTCATTGGTGTTCTACCTTTGATCTGGGCATCTTTCTGTGGTATGGTTTTGTGGGCATGGTAGAGTGCATATTTTTCTATTGATGCCAAGACTCCGGTAGATTTCCAATCTAAAAAGCAAGAGACGAAAAATGTTGTTTTAATTTAAACATTTTTCTTCAGGAAGCTATGGAGCGTAAAGATGCATCTGCCAATGAGGTTAGTCTTGCAGCAAATCTGTTCTTGGGCAAAGGAATAGTCTTTATTCAGTTCCAAAGTGAACTTTCATGAGTGGGAGAGATTGAGCTCTCCTCTGTAGCGATCGAACTTCCCATTAGAGAGGTTGCCTATCCCTCTCGAGATGCATTCGAGTGAACGTACAACATTGGAGAACAAAGAGGAGTCCAATGGAACGAATTTTAAGGCAAGTTCTTAGGTAAGTCCTCTCCATTTTTGATCCTGAAGAGTGGTCTATCTAAGCAATGGGGGTTGGCTGTCGGGTTCTTTTGCTTTAGGTTTCATAGTGAAGAAATGATGATGGGACTTAGTGGGAGGCTGTGTTTCTGCGATGCTAGGCTTTAACACTGATTCGATAGAAATCATCATCTTCTGGGAGTGGATGGTTGAGGCTCCCGTGTGAGTGCAATATTTAGGCATTTTGATTAAATTCTAGCAGCCGAGATTGATGTCCCAGATTGCAACAATGATTGGGAAATCATTGAAATCCCATGAGGTTCTGCTTATTGGAGAAGTGTGAGATTAAAAGGGATCAAGAAAGAAAAAGCTCGAGAAAGAGCAAGCTAAAATTAGCTATATTCTGGAGGTTGAAAATGAGAATGTCTCTATAGGTCGTAGGTTAAAAGTGCTTTGCAGACTCTAGAGGAGGGTGGGTTGATCCAGGTTAGGATTCCATTCTGTTTCGAATGGAAGTGGGTAACTAAAAAAAAAGACAGATATGAGGGGACTTATCCTTCGGCATTGTAGGGCTTGTGGATCGATTTTATCGACCGCTAAGGATAAAGGATAGTCTTTGGTCATGTCTTTTCTCTAAATTTTCTCGGGATGAGAAATAGAAAAATTTGCATGTAACACTCGTTATAGGGAGATTGTGGTAGAGGGAGAGGGAAAATTTTCAATGTAGTACTTGTTATACAGAGAGTTTCTAATTCGAGGTTTTTTTCGTTGAAACCCCTGAGATATAAACAATAGAGAAAATGATATCCATCTCAAGTTTTGGTGGATTTTGCAATAGATTAGGAATGCAAGTCCCATGGAGGAAGGGATGAATACCCACAAAAGACCtaaactcaaaaataaaaaaagaaaaagattgtaGGGAAATATTGAAAAAGGCGAATCTCATTAATCTGTATACCTAAACGATAAGCAAACGTAATCAGCTCTTTTAATCTATGGAGGGGCTTGTGATGGTGAATCTCATTACTCGCACGTCCACATGCTGTCATTCAACATGTGGGAGAGAAACATAGGTTATAAGAGCTACAAGGATTCAAATTCTTCCTTCGTCGAATTAAGTCGTATCGttcaaatcttttatttttttgtttgaatAGTTTTGTATCAAATTACTGAATGGGCACTTAAGACGTAGACAAAAGAGTAACTTTTTGCATCTTTCAACAGTCGTCACAAGATTTTATCCAGAGGAGGGTGGGTGATCCTGGTTAGGATTCCATTCTGTTTTAAATGGAAGTCTTATATAGGGTAACTCAGAAAAAGATGATCTGAGGGGATTTATCCTTCGACATTGTAGGGCTCGTGGAGAGATTTTATCGATCGCTAAGGGTAGTTTTTGGTCATGTCCTTTCTCTAAACTTTCTCGAGACGAGAAGGAGATTGTGGTAGAGGGAGagggaaaaattttaatatagcaTTTGTTATATGGAGGGTTTCTAATTCGAGGTTTTTTTCGTCGTGAGATATAAACAATAGAGACATGCAAGAAATGATATCCATTTCAAACTTTGGTGGATTTTGTAATAAACCAGGAAGGGATGGGATGAATACCCACAAAAGATCaaaactcaaaaataaaaaataaaaagattgcaGAAAAATATTGAAAAAGGTGAATCTCATTGATATGTATACTCAAGGAGAAGCAAATATAATCAGCTCTTTTAAAATGTAGAGGGGCTTGTGATGGTGAATCTCATTCTCTCCGTCAGCAGGCCATCATTTGACAGTTGGAGAAACATAGGTTATAAGAGCTACAAAGATTCAAATTCTTCCTTCTTCGGGTTAAGGCTGGGAGttgttcaaatcttttttttttttttgtttgaatagTTTTGTATCAAATCGCTGAATCGGCACTTAAGACGCAGACAAAAGAGCGACTTTTGGCACCTTTCATCACAAGATTGTTTCAGAAGATCGGTTTACACACACATTCTCCAGCACCCTCTGACAAACGGAAACAGCCATACGATTAAAACCATTCAATGAGGAAAGCTCCATCGGCCATTGAAAAAACATGGGTCTCATAAACATGAGAGGCCAAAATTTACTTTTTACTCCCAACAGTTCGGCCACCCACCCACCCCCTACTTCTTAGCATATGTGATGAGCATAGGATTCTGTTGGGTGATCTTGAAACCCTGGAGCCCTTGCATGGCAACCGTAGATTGCATCTCATCCCCGTATTCCACGAAGGCAATCCCGGGCTTTGCCTCCACCATCCGGACTTCCTTGAAACCAGGGTACTGGCAGAAAAGCATCTGCAGCATCATCGAAGTCGTCTCGTGTGGAAGATTCTGGATGAAGAGTATATTGTTCGGCAAGGCTGGTGCCTCTGGCAGCATAGACTTAGCCCCTCCACCGTAAGGCAACTGAGACAGCTGTAAAATTTTGTTTCCCAAAGACCAAAAGATGATGAGATGAcaggaccaaaaaaaaaaaaaaaaaaaaaaaaacaaatcggAAAGATACACTAAGAGAATCACTTGACGATGGTAACGCTACGTGACTGGATCCTTGAAATAAGATTATGTAAGAGGATATGATTAGGAGAAAAAAAGGGAATCCAGATGAGATGCTTACTGGTGGTACAGCTCCATAGGCACCAGAATAAGCAGAATTCAAGCCCGTCCCAGCTTGATTTGCATCATGGTGCTGCTCCCGCTTCTTTCTTTCTGCTGCATCACATAAAACCCACATAAATTTAGTCTTATTTATCTTGAATCTTTAGTTCAATCAAAATGCTGAAATGACAATTGTCAGACAGCACACAATCTTATTTATGTGTGTTgtctgactatatatatatatacactacaAGTCTGTAATTACATTTTTTTTCAAGTGTTGCTTGCATACACACGAGTGCACACAAATGCACATTAATGCGCGCACATGCACAAAACCATGCAGATACAAATACGTACCTATATATTGTTATACAAATATGTTCAAATATATGAATATAGATGCACGTTAGTGTGTTCACATGCATCTATACATACATGTGAGTGCATGTGATACCAATGCTCTTAAAACATTTAGAGAGGGCTCCCAGTAACCACACATGATATTCCACTTTCTAATATTATTTGAAAACCTAAATTACTAATGTAGcaccgtaaaaaaaaaaaaaaggtcatcaAATCAATTAAGATAGGATCATTGGCTGCTGACACAGAAGAATGAAATTAAGGAAaagaaataagattaatctcacctcTTTCATCATGCCTTTTTCGTCTTTCTCGCGGGACAAAAGTCCCATCAGCCTTTGCAATTATGTCTGACTTGGTCTTTGCATACTGAATTCTCTGAATCCTCAGAAGAAGCATGTCATTTGCAAATGTGAGAAGCAAAGATCCAATCGTGTCATAAAAAATGAGGGGTCCAAAGCTAATTGTACCTATGACTTCAATTCATGCACATAACACTAAGTACTCAAACAAACACAATATATAAATCATGCCACCAAACAATTCTTGTTCTGGCATTTGTACTAATGAGCAAGACAAAAGAATATCTTAAATAGGCTAAAGATATAATTCTTTTGAAGACATGATTCTGAAAATAAGGCTCAAGAAAATTTCTGCTTCTAAAAGCTTCACATGCCTTCGGAAGAACCCAAATTAACCGAAATATTCTTCAAATGCATCACAATCAATTGCCACGTGCAAAATTCTGTCGATAAAATCCTGCATACTGGTGCTGTACCAGTAAAATTCTGAGAGGTCACATATCATCAGCTATCAAACTACTATAAAAGCAGTATCACAGAAAGATCAGTGATGTAATAATACACACGGGCAGGTACCACATTCATGATCATAATACTAGATTGAATAAGGCTTGTATTTGGTGAATGGCTGCTAACTATAGTACAGTAGTAATTATCACCTATTGATTGCTGATCCTCAAGGATGCAACCAAGCAAATATAGCTTTGCACATACATTTCATACTATTATCATGAATGGGTAGGCACAAAAGGAGTGGCCATGTGAACAAGGATCCTAGCCAAAGGTTCATACATCTGCAACCTTACTACTATGAAGATTCAAGACTGAGATCAAGAGAATGAACCAATCATCAATTGACAATCTCTCATTATTTATAGCAAGTTCATTTACAACAAATAGAAAATACGTGTTGTCCCTAAACTTTTAAGATTGCTAATTGAAATTTCATGGCTCAGCTACAAAGATAGATGAGTTCAGCTATATATGTGCTAAGAAATCTCATTCCACCTCTCATGCTGCTTAAGGAGCCAGAGCCACTCGACGGATTAATGGTACAGTTCAGTAATTTCAATCATATTATACAGTTAAACAAAGAACCCTTAACATTCTTGGACTATAATACTAGTAGATATTAAATACCTTTCCAAAGGAAATAAACATCACTTGTCAACACACCTTTTTCCTCCCTCTAATCATCAAATGTCAATTAAAAACTAGCTTCATTTAAAAACCACCTAAATTGTCAGATGTTTCAATTTAGTTGGTTTCATAACCATCCATTTAACTTCATATTGCAATTATTAACATTAAATTTTGATGCAGAAATCCTTACCACCTAGTTAACCATATAGGATAATTATATTGGAATACCTCTAGACATAATGAACTTAATTAAAAAATCTAACTATTTTTCATATGGGGTAAAGACAAATTGTCAGTTCCTTCTTTTGCTGCCACCTAACCATCAAGTATGAAGCAAAAAGAAaagcttattttataaaatagccTTCATCCAAGTTAACCATATCATATGGTTTGTAGCCCACCCATGTGCGCTCATGTGTATTTTCTACAAGTTCATTTACAACATCACTGTTCTCATTCGGAACACCATCTTCCAACTCTCTTGCTGGTACACTTCCTCAACCACCTATTCTCCTCATAGTACCCTCGTCTCTCCCTCTTTTCCTCTGGTCTGGATAGTATCAAACCATATCGGATGTTGATAAGTCATTCCATACCAAAACCATACCAATCCGACCACCGATCAATATCAGCAT
Protein-coding sequences here:
- the LOC135605297 gene encoding U1 small nuclear ribonucleoprotein A-like isoform X1 encodes the protein MSNDGGGGGGGGGDAPAIPPNMTIYINNLNEKIKLDELKKSLHAVFSQFGKILEVLAFKTLKHKGQAWVVFEDVQSATEALKRMQGFPFYDKPMRIQYAKTKSDIIAKADGTFVPRERRKRHDERAERKKREQHHDANQAGTGLNSAYSGAYGAVPPLSQLPYGGGAKSMLPEAPALPNNILFIQNLPHETTSMMLQMLFCQYPGFKEVRMVEAKPGIAFVEYGDEMQSTVAMQGLQGFKITQQNPMLITYAKK
- the LOC135605297 gene encoding U1 small nuclear ribonucleoprotein A-like isoform X2, which encodes MSNDGGGGGGGGGDAPAIPPNMTIYINNLNEKIKLDELKKSLHAVFSQFGKILEVLAFKTLKHKGQAWVVFEDVQSATEALKRMQGFPFYDKPMRIQYAKTKSDIIAKADGTFVPRERRKRHDERERKKREQHHDANQAGTGLNSAYSGAYGAVPPLSQLPYGGGAKSMLPEAPALPNNILFIQNLPHETTSMMLQMLFCQYPGFKEVRMVEAKPGIAFVEYGDEMQSTVAMQGLQGFKITQQNPMLITYAKK